In Mucilaginibacter celer, one DNA window encodes the following:
- a CDS encoding DUF4142 domain-containing protein codes for MKKLSLIAMMALAALSFQACNGGAKGGGGDTTTAATTDTADSANKVKDTTTTGKTGIAVTADDAKFATGAANAGLAEVAIGQLASEKATNAKVKDFAKMMVTDHSKANDELMALAKTKNITLPTAPDEEHQKKKADLAAKSGADFDKAYVDAMVDGHKKVASMFEDASKNCKDADLKAWAAKTLPTIQHHLAEIEAIQKGMK; via the coding sequence ATGAAAAAGTTAAGTTTAATTGCAATGATGGCCTTAGCGGCTTTATCGTTTCAGGCCTGTAATGGCGGCGCAAAAGGCGGCGGCGGCGATACCACAACGGCGGCAACCACAGATACTGCCGACAGCGCCAATAAAGTTAAAGACACCACCACAACCGGAAAAACCGGGATAGCCGTGACTGCCGATGATGCCAAATTTGCAACCGGCGCAGCCAACGCAGGTTTGGCCGAGGTTGCCATAGGCCAGTTGGCCAGCGAAAAAGCTACCAATGCCAAAGTAAAAGACTTTGCCAAAATGATGGTTACAGATCACAGCAAAGCCAATGACGAATTGATGGCCCTTGCAAAAACCAAAAACATCACCCTGCCAACAGCACCGGATGAAGAACATCAGAAAAAGAAAGCTGATCTGGCAGCAAAATCGGGTGCCGATTTTGATAAGGCTTATGTAGACGCCATGGTTGACGGGCATAAAAAAGTGGCATCGATGTTTGAAGATGCGTCAAAAAATTGCAAGGATGCCGATTTAAAAGCATGGGCAGCTAAAACTTTGCCAACCATACAACACCATTTGGCCGAAATTGAGGCTATACAGAAAGGCATGAAGTAA
- a CDS encoding zinc-dependent metalloprotease — protein sequence MKKNLLIIMLLLVYAPFARAQKTDDIASKTKNCKKFSGYFDFYWDEAEGKIYLDVDKLDKEFLYLNTLPAGVGSNVLGLDRGKIGNSRIVRFIKSGPKVLLIQPNYSFRAVSSNADERKSVEEAFAQSVIFGFKAMAQNGDHTLIDLTPFLLHDSQQIADQLSDSGQGNYQADESSSAVYLPNTKNFPQNSEFEAIITLSGKARGGEIRSVTPDPDKVTVRMHQSFIQLPDDNYKARKFDPRSGYFDTEYMDFATPISDPIVKRLLMRHRLQKKDPTAAMSEPVKPIVYYVDRGAPELVRNALIEGASWWNRAFEAAGYKNAFKVEVLPEDADPMDIRYNIIQWVHRSTRGWSYGESIADPRTGEIIKGQVSLGSLRDRQDFLIAEGLVQPYEDGKPVSDKMLKLALARLRQLAAHEVGHTLGLLHNFTASVNNRASVMDYPPPVISLKADGTIDLTDAYKTEIGGWDKRAILYGYQDFAPGIDEDKALKEIMNETLKQGFQYISDEDARPAGSAHPQAHLWDSGNNAADELNRLMVLRKQVIDNFSEKAIRQDAPMATIEEVLVPMYLIHRYQAEAASKMLGGLYYTYALKNDGQTVTRFVPPAEQWKAFNALMGTLSPDALALPEKLIEKIPPRPVGYPRTQETFKSHTGLTFDPMAAAESAAGATLSFMLQPARAARLVEYNSRDNTQPGLLPVLNKLIALTWQAPQQSGYKGELQRLVNNLTLKQLLTLAADGSAAESVRGIALLQIIDLKAWIQKASATATGATKANLLFGLSQIKLFEGNPDKFKPAAPLNMPDGSPIGMDDMACGM from the coding sequence ATGAAAAAAAACTTACTTATTATAATGCTTTTGTTGGTTTACGCACCTTTCGCCAGGGCTCAAAAAACCGACGACATCGCATCCAAAACCAAAAACTGTAAAAAATTTAGCGGCTACTTTGATTTTTACTGGGATGAAGCCGAAGGCAAGATTTACCTTGATGTGGATAAGCTGGATAAGGAATTTTTATACCTCAACACCTTGCCGGCCGGTGTAGGCTCGAACGTGCTGGGGTTGGACAGGGGAAAGATAGGTAACAGCCGCATAGTAAGATTTATAAAAAGCGGACCGAAGGTATTGCTGATTCAGCCTAATTATAGCTTCAGGGCGGTGAGTAGTAATGCCGACGAGCGCAAATCGGTAGAAGAGGCCTTTGCGCAATCGGTGATATTTGGATTTAAAGCTATGGCCCAAAACGGCGATCATACACTTATTGATCTTACCCCATTTTTATTGCATGACAGCCAGCAGATAGCCGATCAGTTAAGCGATAGCGGGCAGGGTAATTACCAGGCCGATGAAAGCTCTTCGGCAGTGTATTTGCCCAATACCAAAAACTTCCCTCAAAACTCGGAGTTTGAAGCCATCATCACTTTAAGCGGTAAGGCCCGGGGCGGCGAAATCCGCTCTGTTACGCCCGATCCGGATAAAGTTACCGTGCGCATGCATCAATCGTTCATCCAATTACCCGATGATAATTATAAGGCGCGCAAGTTTGATCCCCGTTCGGGATATTTCGATACCGAGTACATGGATTTTGCCACCCCCATCAGCGATCCCATAGTTAAACGCCTGCTGATGCGCCATCGCCTGCAAAAGAAAGATCCGACAGCGGCCATGAGCGAACCTGTAAAGCCGATAGTTTATTATGTAGATAGAGGTGCTCCGGAGTTGGTGCGTAACGCCCTTATTGAGGGTGCTTCATGGTGGAACCGGGCTTTTGAAGCCGCCGGTTACAAAAATGCTTTTAAAGTGGAGGTACTGCCGGAAGATGCCGACCCGATGGATATCCGCTATAATATTATCCAATGGGTGCACCGCTCAACCAGGGGCTGGTCGTACGGCGAAAGTATTGCCGATCCGCGTACGGGCGAGATTATTAAAGGCCAGGTATCATTAGGTTCGCTGCGCGACAGGCAGGATTTTTTAATTGCCGAAGGCCTGGTACAGCCCTATGAAGATGGCAAGCCCGTAAGCGACAAAATGCTGAAACTGGCTTTGGCCCGCTTAAGGCAGCTTGCCGCGCACGAAGTTGGGCACACGCTTGGCTTACTGCACAATTTTACAGCGAGTGTTAACAACCGTGCATCGGTAATGGATTACCCGCCACCGGTGATCAGCCTGAAAGCCGATGGTACCATTGATTTAACGGATGCCTACAAAACCGAAATAGGCGGCTGGGACAAACGCGCCATTTTATACGGCTACCAGGATTTTGCGCCGGGTATTGATGAGGATAAGGCCTTGAAGGAAATTATGAACGAAACCCTGAAGCAGGGTTTTCAATACATCAGTGATGAGGACGCGCGCCCTGCAGGCAGTGCTCATCCGCAGGCTCACTTATGGGATAGCGGCAATAACGCAGCGGATGAACTAAACCGTTTGATGGTGCTGAGGAAACAGGTGATCGATAATTTTTCGGAAAAAGCGATCAGGCAGGATGCGCCGATGGCTACTATTGAAGAGGTTTTGGTGCCGATGTACCTCATCCACCGCTACCAGGCCGAAGCGGCAAGTAAAATGCTGGGCGGCCTTTATTATACGTATGCATTAAAAAATGACGGACAAACGGTAACCCGATTTGTACCGCCGGCCGAGCAGTGGAAAGCGTTTAATGCACTGATGGGCACTCTTAGTCCCGACGCACTGGCCCTGCCCGAAAAACTGATAGAAAAAATACCGCCAAGGCCGGTAGGTTACCCTCGCACCCAGGAAACATTTAAATCGCACACCGGCTTAACGTTCGACCCGATGGCTGCTGCCGAATCTGCTGCGGGCGCTACTTTGAGCTTTATGCTGCAGCCAGCCCGCGCGGCCCGTTTGGTTGAGTATAATTCGAGGGATAATACCCAGCCCGGCTTGCTGCCGGTGCTAAATAAGCTGATAGCCCTTACCTGGCAGGCCCCGCAACAAAGCGGATACAAAGGCGAATTGCAAAGGCTGGTAAACAATTTAACCCTTAAACAATTGCTAACTTTAGCCGCTGATGGCTCGGCTGCTGAAAGTGTGCGCGGAATAGCCTTGCTGCAAATAATAGATTTGAAAGCATGGATACAGAAAGCTTCTGCTACCGCAACCGGAGCAACAAAAGCCAACCTGTTATTTGGGTTAAGCCAGATAAAACTGTTTGAAGGTAACCCGGATAAATTTAAACCTGCTGCACCGCTCAATATGCCCGATGGTTCGCCCATTGGGATGGATGATATGGCCTGTGGGATGTGA
- a CDS encoding Gfo/Idh/MocA family oxidoreductase, with protein MSKPIVTGLMAYGMSGRIFHAPFLTTNPGFTFKAVVERHEKKAGKKYPDVISYDTVDELLNDDEIELIIVNTPNNTHFDYAVQALNAGKHVFIEKPAAVTVSEVKALYDLGRKLDLKVMVYQNRRYDSGFLSVKEVIESGRLGELMEVHFRLDRYRMAIGAKKFKETAGVPGNGLTYDLGAHLVDNAISIFGRPLSYEKTTAAYRPDSQVDDYFHIHLKYPNQLNVYLTSGLLIAEHTYGFVVHGTLGSFVKMRTDVQEAQLDADMMPTDDGFGIEPEGSDGKLVLMGADGQKTIEWIEAPKGNYNGIFDAVYHTVRENALFPVSEEHVAWQIELLES; from the coding sequence ATGTCGAAACCAATAGTAACCGGCCTGATGGCCTACGGAATGTCGGGCAGGATTTTTCATGCCCCTTTTTTAACTACCAATCCCGGTTTTACATTTAAAGCGGTGGTTGAACGCCACGAAAAAAAGGCGGGTAAAAAGTATCCGGATGTGATAAGCTACGATACGGTTGATGAATTACTGAATGACGATGAGATAGAACTCATTATTGTAAACACCCCCAACAATACCCATTTTGATTATGCCGTGCAGGCACTTAATGCGGGCAAACACGTATTTATTGAAAAACCGGCGGCCGTTACCGTAAGCGAAGTAAAAGCACTTTATGATTTGGGCCGGAAGCTTGATCTGAAAGTGATGGTATATCAAAACCGCCGTTATGACAGCGGTTTTTTATCAGTAAAAGAAGTGATAGAAAGCGGACGTTTGGGCGAGTTGATGGAAGTTCATTTCCGCCTGGATAGATACCGTATGGCCATTGGCGCCAAAAAATTTAAGGAAACGGCGGGCGTTCCGGGCAATGGGTTAACTTACGATTTGGGTGCACACCTGGTTGATAATGCCATCAGCATTTTTGGCAGGCCGCTGAGCTATGAAAAAACGACGGCCGCCTATCGCCCCGATTCGCAGGTGGATGATTATTTTCATATCCACCTTAAATATCCAAACCAACTTAATGTATACCTAACTTCGGGCCTGCTTATTGCCGAGCATACTTATGGTTTTGTTGTACACGGCACCCTGGGCAGCTTTGTTAAAATGCGTACCGATGTGCAGGAAGCCCAACTTGATGCCGATATGATGCCCACCGACGATGGCTTTGGCATTGAGCCCGAAGGCAGCGACGGCAAACTGGTGCTAATGGGAGCCGACGGGCAGAAAACCATCGAATGGATTGAAGCACCAAAAGGTAATTACAACGGAATATTTGATGCCGTGTATCATACCGTGCGTGAAAATGCGTTATTCCCTGTAAGCGAAGAGCATGTTGCCTGGCAAATTGAATTGCTTGAAAGCTAA
- a CDS encoding TlpA family protein disulfide reductase, producing the protein MKKLYLLLCLIVAAGCSQAQTPPANSSLPPYHILTTDSVYATPANLKKNKPVMVIYFSPDCSHCQHLMYDLKPELPKLKNVQIVMITFMPMLKGIQTFQRDFDLAKYHNITIGTEGYTYLVQKFYHVQTTPYIAIYDKYGKLFQAYDKVPKIPVLMETVKKV; encoded by the coding sequence ATGAAAAAACTGTATTTACTGCTTTGCCTTATTGTAGCCGCAGGTTGCAGCCAGGCACAAACTCCTCCTGCAAACTCAAGCCTTCCGCCATATCACATCCTCACTACCGATAGTGTTTACGCTACGCCTGCCAATCTCAAGAAAAATAAGCCGGTAATGGTGATTTATTTTTCGCCCGATTGCAGCCACTGCCAACACCTGATGTACGATTTGAAGCCTGAACTGCCTAAGTTGAAGAATGTGCAGATTGTGATGATCACGTTTATGCCGATGTTAAAAGGCATCCAAACTTTTCAGCGCGATTTTGACCTGGCTAAGTATCATAATATTACCATTGGTACTGAAGGTTATACTTACCTGGTTCAAAAATTTTATCATGTGCAAACCACACCTTACATAGCTATTTATGACAAGTATGGTAAGCTGTTCCAGGCTTATGATAAAGTGCCAAAAATTCCGGTGCTGATGGAAACAGTTAAGAAAGTTTAA
- a CDS encoding alkaline phosphatase family protein, translating into MKIPARYFTVLIFLLAGFITHAQNSSKQFNGGKRVVIIMMDGFGMSYFNNAPMPWLKGMLAQKNFVKPVDALMPTVTNANNTSICTGTFPEVNGISGNFFLNDKGQEEYMEDKSLVLAPTIFEKLKADGIKSALISSKKKSTTLLCRGTDIVVSPETADSSWINKIGTPPTIYSREVNYWSMKAGIYLLKNRPDIRCLYIHTTDYPMHTWAPTDSNSVQHLQNIDALLKQINEAAPDATILITADHDVNHKSRCIDLQKMLLQQQVKIKLALSPEKDKYVKHHRGFGGAAYVYLNDASDEPSVIKALKKINGVENVLTRAQAAAKYHLPPNRIGDLVVLGDPTTVFGDLENQPEEDLPATYRSHGSAYELKVPVIILNAGKMPTPSYFKNNKDLAIWLADKKYW; encoded by the coding sequence ATGAAAATTCCTGCCCGTTATTTCACAGTCCTTATCTTTTTGCTCGCCGGTTTTATCACCCACGCCCAAAACTCTTCCAAACAATTTAACGGCGGCAAGCGGGTGGTGATCATTATGATGGATGGCTTTGGCATGAGTTATTTTAACAATGCGCCTATGCCCTGGTTAAAAGGAATGCTGGCTCAAAAAAACTTTGTTAAACCGGTAGATGCTTTGATGCCTACCGTTACCAATGCCAATAACACTTCCATTTGCACCGGTACTTTCCCCGAGGTTAATGGCATTAGCGGCAATTTCTTTTTGAACGATAAAGGGCAGGAAGAATATATGGAAGATAAAAGCCTGGTGCTTGCCCCAACTATTTTTGAAAAGCTGAAAGCTGACGGTATCAAATCGGCATTGATCTCAAGTAAAAAGAAAAGCACCACCCTGCTTTGCCGCGGAACCGATATTGTGGTATCGCCCGAAACTGCGGATAGTTCATGGATCAACAAAATAGGTACCCCGCCCACTATTTACAGCAGGGAGGTAAACTACTGGTCGATGAAAGCCGGGATTTACCTGCTTAAAAATCGCCCGGATATCAGGTGCCTGTATATCCATACCACTGATTACCCCATGCATACCTGGGCACCAACAGATAGCAACTCCGTCCAACACCTGCAAAATATTGACGCCCTGCTGAAACAGATTAATGAAGCGGCCCCCGATGCCACCATCCTCATCACGGCCGATCATGATGTAAACCATAAAAGCCGCTGCATCGATTTGCAAAAGATGTTATTGCAGCAACAGGTAAAAATTAAACTGGCCCTGAGCCCCGAAAAGGATAAGTACGTAAAACATCACCGCGGCTTTGGCGGTGCAGCTTATGTTTATTTAAATGATGCCTCCGATGAGCCCTCGGTAATCAAAGCTCTCAAAAAAATTAATGGTGTTGAAAACGTGCTTACCCGCGCGCAGGCTGCTGCCAAATATCACCTGCCGCCAAACCGCATTGGCGACCTGGTAGTACTCGGCGACCCGACCACCGTTTTTGGCGACCTGGAAAACCAGCCCGAAGAAGATTTGCCTGCAACCTACCGCAGCCACGGCTCGGCATACGAGTTAAAAGTGCCGGTTATTATTTTAAATGCCGGTAAAATGCCCACGCCGTCGTACTTCAAAAACAATAAGGATCTGGCCATTTGGCTGGCCGATAAAAAATACTGGTAG
- a CDS encoding PSD1 and planctomycete cytochrome C domain-containing protein, with the protein MFRQLYYVWLLIAVSMLYTLYSCHSGGGESSEQLPDTISYNFNIRPILSDKCFKCHGPDAGHREADLRLDIAESAYGALKDNPSSHALVPGDPLASEVYRRISTKDTTEQMPPASSNLKRLSPYEVSLIQKWIKQGARYEKHWAFVAPRNYPVPQVKNTGWVKNPIDNFVLQKMEQAGLEPNPEADKERLLKRISLDLTGLPPSIALMDEFLADKSPNAYEKMVDKLMAKPQYGEKMALHWLDVARYADSHGYQDDNYRTQWPWRDWVIHAYNENLPYDKFITWQLAGDQLPNATKEQLLATGFNRNHKITEEGGVIDEEYRVSYVTDRTNTFGKAMLGITLECAHCHDHKYDPFSQKEYYQVYAFFNNVKEVGLQSTVGGPETYAKNPMMQISNEDVKKILKFVNKQDTGKLIVSIMTDSDKVRPTYILKRGNYDAHGDEVQAGTPKSILPFTGNYPKNRLGLSEWLFNKNNPLTARVFVNQLWQEFFGKGIVKSSGDFGMQGDLPSHPELLDWLAVDFRDHGWNIKRLVKQIVMSATYRQSAVVTPEKLKDDPDNTFLARGPRGRLPAEFVRDLVLASSGLLNPTIGGPSVNPYQPPGLWENATSGRGLLANYKQVHGPNLYRRGMYTLIKRTVPPASLGIFDASNRDQCEVKRLRTNTPLQALVMLNDPTVLEGARVLAAKLLQDKSTSTEKITKAFRLILSRHPQQKELAILTSYYNDELKSMKNSEAEKLLAVGEYPVPVNLDKITLAAMMKTVDTMYNLEEAITKT; encoded by the coding sequence ATGTTCCGGCAATTGTATTATGTGTGGCTTTTGATAGCCGTAAGCATGCTGTATACGCTTTATTCCTGCCATTCGGGTGGCGGTGAAAGCAGCGAACAGCTTCCGGATACCATCAGCTATAACTTTAATATCCGTCCTATCCTTTCGGATAAATGCTTTAAATGCCATGGGCCGGACGCAGGTCATCGGGAGGCCGATTTAAGGCTGGATATTGCCGAAAGTGCTTACGGGGCTTTAAAGGATAACCCATCATCTCATGCTTTGGTACCCGGCGATCCTTTAGCTTCTGAGGTTTACCGCCGCATTTCTACCAAAGATACCACCGAGCAAATGCCGCCTGCCTCGTCAAACCTGAAAAGGTTATCTCCTTATGAAGTATCTCTTATCCAAAAATGGATAAAACAAGGCGCCAGGTATGAAAAACACTGGGCTTTTGTGGCTCCGCGCAATTACCCCGTTCCGCAGGTGAAGAATACCGGATGGGTTAAAAATCCTATCGACAATTTTGTATTGCAAAAAATGGAACAGGCCGGCCTGGAGCCCAATCCGGAAGCGGATAAAGAACGCCTGCTGAAACGCATTTCGCTCGATTTAACCGGGCTGCCGCCATCAATAGCTTTGATGGACGAGTTTTTGGCCGATAAAAGCCCCAACGCCTACGAAAAAATGGTGGATAAGCTAATGGCCAAACCCCAGTACGGCGAAAAAATGGCCCTGCACTGGCTGGATGTTGCCCGCTACGCCGATTCGCACGGGTACCAGGATGATAACTACCGTACGCAATGGCCCTGGCGCGATTGGGTGATTCATGCCTATAACGAAAACCTGCCTTACGATAAATTTATTACCTGGCAGCTGGCCGGCGATCAGTTGCCCAATGCCACCAAAGAACAATTGCTGGCAACCGGTTTTAACCGCAACCATAAAATAACCGAAGAGGGTGGCGTTATTGATGAAGAATACCGGGTAAGCTACGTAACCGACCGCACCAATACCTTTGGCAAGGCCATGCTGGGCATTACACTGGAGTGCGCCCATTGCCACGACCATAAATACGATCCGTTTTCGCAGAAAGAATACTACCAGGTTTATGCTTTTTTTAATAATGTGAAAGAGGTTGGCCTGCAATCAACCGTGGGAGGCCCCGAAACTTATGCCAAAAACCCCATGATGCAGATCAGCAATGAGGATGTTAAAAAGATACTGAAGTTTGTAAACAAGCAGGACACCGGCAAGCTTATCGTATCCATCATGACAGATAGCGACAAGGTGCGGCCAACCTATATCCTTAAACGGGGAAATTACGATGCCCATGGCGACGAGGTGCAGGCCGGTACGCCAAAATCGATACTGCCGTTCACCGGTAACTATCCCAAAAACCGCTTGGGTTTATCTGAATGGCTTTTCAATAAAAACAATCCGCTTACCGCCCGCGTGTTTGTAAACCAGCTATGGCAGGAGTTTTTTGGCAAGGGCATAGTAAAAAGTTCGGGCGATTTTGGCATGCAGGGCGATTTGCCATCGCATCCCGAACTGCTGGACTGGCTGGCGGTTGATTTTCGCGATCATGGCTGGAATATTAAACGCCTGGTGAAACAAATTGTGATGTCGGCTACTTACCGGCAATCGGCAGTGGTAACGCCTGAGAAGCTAAAGGATGATCCGGACAATACATTCCTGGCCCGCGGCCCGCGCGGCAGGCTTCCGGCCGAGTTTGTACGGGATTTGGTGTTAGCCAGCAGCGGCCTGCTTAACCCAACCATCGGCGGGCCAAGCGTAAACCCCTACCAACCGCCCGGCCTTTGGGAAAACGCAACATCGGGCAGGGGGCTTTTGGCCAATTACAAGCAGGTGCATGGGCCAAACCTGTATCGAAGGGGTATGTACACACTCATTAAACGTACTGTTCCACCCGCATCATTAGGGATTTTTGATGCCAGTAACCGCGATCAGTGCGAGGTAAAACGCCTGCGCACCAATACGCCTTTGCAGGCTTTGGTTATGCTGAACGATCCGACAGTATTGGAGGGTGCACGGGTTTTGGCAGCGAAGTTATTGCAGGATAAAAGCACATCAACAGAAAAAATAACCAAAGCGTTCCGGTTGATTTTAAGCCGGCACCCGCAGCAAAAAGAACTGGCTATTTTAACATCGTACTATAACGATGAGTTAAAAAGTATGAAAAATTCCGAAGCCGAAAAGCTGCTTGCCGTTGGCGAGTACCCGGTACCGGTTAACCTGGATAAAATAACACTGGCGGCGATGATGAAAACCGTGGATACCATGTATAACCTGGAAGAAGCCATCACCAAAACCTGA
- a CDS encoding DUF1501 domain-containing protein, whose product MEKDFLENRLNINRRRFLSRLSLGIGSVALGSLLIPDLFSGKGDEAEADFIPGIPNFAPKAKRVIYLFQDGAPSQLESFDYKPKLREMMGQELPPSVRGNQILTGMTAKQASFPLVGSFYDFKQYGESRAWISDMFPHIGKIADDICIIKSLNTDAINHDPALTFFQTGAQQGNRPSMGSWVSYGLGSENKNLPAFTVLLSKGKGNGQGVYSKLWSNGFLDSIHQGVQFSSGEDPILYLKDPEGLNRHERRKMLDKLAELNDMNYKEFGDPEINTKVQQYEMAYRMQTAVPEIMDVSKEPDDIVKMYGPECLIPGTYAANCLLARKLSENGVRFVQLYHQGWDQHSNLPQEMAGQAKDVDQASAALVTDLKQRGLLDETLVIWGGEFGRTNYSQGKLEKANYGRDHHPRCFSIWMAGGGIKPGIVYGETDEFGYNIVKDPVHVHDFHATILNQLGIDHKKLTFKSQGRRYRLTDVAGNVVKGIIT is encoded by the coding sequence ATGGAAAAAGATTTTTTAGAGAACAGGCTCAACATAAATCGTCGCAGGTTTCTTTCAAGGCTTAGTCTTGGGATAGGCAGCGTTGCGCTGGGATCATTGCTCATCCCCGATCTGTTTAGCGGCAAGGGCGATGAAGCAGAAGCCGATTTTATTCCCGGCATACCCAACTTTGCGCCCAAGGCCAAACGGGTGATCTACCTTTTTCAGGATGGGGCACCATCGCAACTCGAATCGTTTGATTATAAACCCAAACTGCGCGAAATGATGGGGCAGGAATTGCCGCCATCTGTACGTGGTAACCAGATCCTTACAGGGATGACGGCCAAACAGGCTTCATTCCCGCTGGTGGGTTCGTTTTATGATTTTAAGCAATACGGCGAATCGCGGGCCTGGATCAGCGATATGTTTCCGCACATCGGTAAAATTGCCGATGATATCTGCATTATCAAATCGCTCAATACCGATGCCATTAACCACGATCCGGCGCTTACCTTTTTTCAAACCGGGGCGCAGCAAGGTAACCGGCCAAGCATGGGTTCGTGGGTAAGTTATGGCCTTGGCAGCGAAAATAAAAACCTGCCTGCATTTACCGTTCTGCTGTCAAAAGGAAAAGGGAACGGGCAGGGCGTTTACTCCAAACTATGGAGCAATGGTTTCCTCGATTCCATTCACCAGGGCGTACAATTCAGCAGCGGCGAAGATCCGATTCTTTACCTGAAAGATCCCGAAGGCCTAAACCGCCACGAACGCCGCAAAATGCTGGATAAGCTGGCCGAACTGAATGATATGAACTACAAGGAGTTTGGCGACCCCGAAATAAACACCAAGGTACAGCAATACGAAATGGCCTACCGCATGCAAACCGCCGTACCCGAGATTATGGATGTAAGCAAGGAGCCGGATGATATTGTGAAAATGTATGGTCCGGAATGCCTCATTCCGGGCACTTACGCAGCCAACTGCCTGCTGGCACGCAAGCTATCCGAAAATGGGGTGCGTTTTGTGCAGCTCTATCACCAGGGTTGGGACCAACACAGCAACCTGCCACAGGAAATGGCCGGCCAGGCTAAAGATGTTGACCAGGCATCGGCAGCCCTGGTAACCGACCTTAAACAACGCGGCCTGCTGGATGAAACACTGGTAATATGGGGCGGCGAATTTGGCCGGACCAATTACAGCCAGGGCAAACTGGAAAAAGCCAACTACGGCCGCGACCATCACCCACGCTGTTTCAGCATCTGGATGGCTGGCGGCGGCATTAAACCCGGCATCGTATACGGCGAAACAGATGAGTTTGGCTACAACATAGTGAAAGACCCGGTACATGTGCATGATTTTCACGCCACCATTTTAAACCAGTTAGGTATCGACCATAAAAAATTAACATTTAAAAGCCAGGGCAGGCGGTACAGGCTAACGGATGTGGCAGGGAATGTGGTGAAGGGAATAATAACGTAA